GAAGATCAGCATGGCATAATACCATCTATGTGGCATGTGCTTATACAGCTCTGTGTATGCAaatacaccacagctgctgcagaacctcatttgGAGTGTAGGCTTCTTGTCAATTGCTGATTGaacaatttgttgttttttttttctctaaaaatgAGTTGGCGCGCGCTGTGCCTGGTGCACCTTCGCCCCTGTGCTACTGGCCTTGAGCTTAGTGACTCTAGCCTAGTACAAAGCTGCAATGTTTTTTGGGTGAGAAGACCTCGGGGCGTGGGGTTAGATGGAGCATgccataagttgttttttttttttgtctgattttTAAGAAATGTTTCTATATGATATTAGAATCTGTAGAGGCCCGGTGTACGTCTATGGCAGGCCTGTCCCAGTTCCATACAAGACAGTAATATGGCCGTGTGGTTGATCCCTCATTGTCACCCCCTCAGTCTGTATCATGTAGAGGAGAATGTTAAACATTCAGCCGGCCGCTCGTCTGGAGAGCAGCGTCTCCTGATACTTATCTGTGTACTCCAGCCGCTACAATCCTGTTACTTTACATCATCCTCTGGTAACGCTTCTGCTATTTGTGATCATCTTGGCTCCAGCTTCTGTGCTCATGGCTTGGAGTAGCAGCTCGTTTAACCTCTAAAAAGTCCAATTAAATGATAGCATGCATTAACCCTTTAGCAGCTAGTGTCAGGCAGTAATAATTCAGAATCTCACAAGGTCTTTCTTTTTTGTAGGTTGATAAGGTAACCGGCAGAGTTACAGGCCAGCATAAGACCTACGCCATCTGCGGTACCATTCGTAGGATGGTAAGTTGCCCTCTTCCCTCATGTCCTGTGTTTTGTATGGTACCTCTACTCTGGACACCCCTGTGGGAGACTGAAGAGCCACTTCTCAcaccgggtatgtgcacactgggCGGATTAGCTTTgctttttccgcaatggatttcattgcataGACTCGGCAGCGCATTAGAGTAGCAGCAGACTGCATGACATTtatacaaatctcctccacatgcTGTGGAAAAAATCAGCCGAGAAAACGTTCATTAATTGACCTGTGGTTCATTTTTTGTAGCCCCCGGCATGTccgtttatgctgcagaatcgttaCACTCTATTCGTGGTTTTcccaatttatttcaatgggaaggtaaaaaccgcaacaaatagtAAATCGGAAATAAAAACCTCTTTCAAgtttaaatttaatttaaaaaaagtctatacttaccctcctggcGATGTCATGGTGACGGCTCCGTGTTCCCCGACTGTTCTCCGAGCAGCCCGACCTCTTTGGGATgatgtcatcccatgtgactcttgcagccaatcacaggctttattagtcacatgggctgcagcgtcttcACAGGAGGCTGCGCAGAAACCAGAGGAACGTGTCGCTATGGCAACACCAGTGAaggtaagtattggctttttgTTCTGCAGCGGCGATTTTGGCCGAAAATCTgccccacaatttggtgcggtcttTCAACTGAATTCTCTTcgggttctaggttggatacgctgtgtacacgGTATctgagctgtgtgaacatacccgaagagtGGTTTGTGCTCTGGTGATCTCTGCCGGCCATGTATTATATGGTGCACTTATTATATTTCTCTTTGATCGTGTATATCTGTGCGCTTAAAATGCCTGCCATAACCCGGCAGAAGATTTCATGGTCTCCTTGTTCTGCTCGCAGGGGGAATCTGATGACTCCATTCTCAGGTTGGCGAAAACCGATGGCATGGTTTCAAAGTAAGTGCAGAAGTTTTACCACGAGCGATTCTAGTATTCATGTTCTTCTCTATACACAAGTCCAGGCTCCTTTCTGCACTTTAATATTCGGATAGATCAGGGAATTGTGGGCTGAACCTGCAGAATTCAGTAGGATTGTTCTAATGTGTCTGTGTGAGGCCTCCTGACTGCCCCTTGACGTCTGCTGTTGGGGGAGGAGTAGGATTGGGCACTTGCCAGCtccgttttttatttctttgagaTGAGTTGACGCTCTAATATATTCTGACATGCGTGTTTATGGAGGAATCAGGAGAGATggcgacttaaagggaatgtgttgccagaaaaacatgttgtttttttttaaattaaacatttagtgtataggtgattaaacattgttcaaattttttttatttttttcacgagtcaggaaatattataaattaattctaatttataatactacccatttttggtcactagatggagctattcccaaaattgcagcattgcaacattgggttaaaatccctcgctctagtgagctctcagcatcccccccctcctttatcctggctagtgccgggataaacgaggggtttgaacggtgtaacctcctacactgtgtcgccattttttgagctaacacagtgtagtaggtttacatacagtagtaaacacacacaaacacgaacatacattgaaatctcttacctgctcctgccgccgcggctccctccggcccgtccgctccgtttgctgccgctggtccaagtgcacaaatccggaagccgcgaccggaagtagtaatattactgtccggccgcgacttccggtccacaggaaaatggcgccggacggcgccaatttcgaattggactgtgtgggagcggcgcatgcgcagttcccacacagacgccgtacactgaagtcaatgggacgggagccgttcgcagtccctatgggactgtggctgccgtattccatgtctgtatgtgtcgttaatcgacgcagacagaaatggaacaaaaaatggcagcccccatagggaagaaaaagtgtaaaaataggaaaaagtaaaacacaaacacacaaatgaatataaacgtttttaataaagcactaacatctttaacatataaaaaaataatttgtgatgacactgttcctttaaccgctCGCTGCCATGTTATCTGATGATTCTCTCTAGTCTGTATGGCTTGACAGATACTTTTAGCGCATTTCCTATGCGTTGGGGCGCattgacatcatagagggggggtGCCCTGcttgagccagagcagagagcgtctAATAAGCAGCGGCTCTGGTATACAGAGACCTATAGAAACAAATAACGGCGAAGTATAGTAGTAAAAGAGGAAGGTGTCGCACTCACCAAATCCTTCTGAATGTTGGGCACGTCGTACTTAATGGTGCGTGGAAACTAGGGATAGGGATATGTCAGACTGGCGGCAGCTTCTCCCAGCAAATGTCTTTAAGAGGTAGTGGCTCCCATATTATAGGGGTTAACTTTGTTTTTTCtgaagatgattttttttttttaactatggaACGGCTCATTGTATGAAACTTGTCATAGGTTTGtgttatatcccccccccccatacaattAATGTGTCACATGACCGTGTCGTTCCAGGCGGCTGGATTGTTCCCATATAGCTGCAGGGTTTTGTACTAAAAGGCTTGACGAGACCAACACTTCATTAACAcgtgaatttttatttatttttttttttttctcaggaaCTTCTAAATGAAGAATCCTTTGGATTTGGGAGTCTTGTAAGaaaaccataaaataaaaaaaaattaagaaaaaacttGGCGTCTTTGTAGTATTGTGCTGTGTGTTCACAGGGGCTCGTCTGTGTGTCTTTCATGCGTTTTACTTTCTTGACGATCTGTTGGTCATTTGTACACCAATAAGGAGCTGCCCTGTAGCCTACAAGACACTGGCCCTACATCACGGAGATCCTAATGACTAAATATCCTGACTGGTCTGGTGCGGCGCTGTCCTGGAGCTTCAGATAAATGTGGATGCATTAATGGGATtggtgatttggatccacacaaAGTCTCCAGGAGGGGGGATGGGCCAGGGCTACATGCATGCACTCACAGCTATAGGTTATCCTTGAATGCAGTGAGAATACTGTGAGGCTTACGTTCTTATACTGTCCATTTTTGATTTTTAATGGATTATCCAATACCGACAAACTGATCTGTGAATCAGCCAAACTCCAATCGGGAGAAGGAAAATGTCTCTTCTCTATACCGTAATGTCACGTATGTTCCCTAGACATCTGGACAGCATTGATTCTAGTGTCTGCCCCGTATTACAGGGGAGTACATGCTCATTCTTTCTATGCATACTCGTCTCCTGGGATTGGATAGTATAGGTGAAGGGGAACTTTTGGGAAATGTATTTTTCCTTCCCATTTTTGGGAAGCAAACTTGCCTTTGACTACAGAAAAACCACACACGATATGTGGACTCACATCCTGAATACGGTGCTACTGTATTGCAATGGATCCGTGCATACAACAATACGGCCGTGTCACAGCGTGCCGCGTATCAGACCGCTCTCCCCTAGAAAGAGGAAAACCCCATATTCTACCCCACACGCAACCGCACTGCCCTCAACACTGCACGGTAATGGTCCATATCGCAATATAAAAGTGTCCTCTGAATGAGGCCGAAGGCTGAAATAACCGTGTAATGGCTTCATATGCTGTCACATGTTGCAATTGTTCCCGCAATATGTCCTCTGCTGAAAGCCGCCATATCCGCCAATGTAACGTGTAACTGTCCTATTTCTCCCTGCGCTGGCGGGCTTCAGCTGCCTATGAACACTATAGCGCCCTCTACTTGCCTGTAGGTGGTACTAGCCCGTTGTTATCCTGCTCGTGATCATACTAGGGCTTTGCTTTCTGTCAGTGCTGTTATCTGGGGTATGACAGGCTGTTTATAACACGGTCGGGGATTATCTGTGTGATGTAGGAGGTGACGGCTGTGCCCTCTGATGTGTATTGGCTGTTTCTTCCTCCTCGTTCTGATTACTTAAGCTCTTGTAGGTTTTCATTCAGGGGACGCAGCCAGGACAGAAATAGCGTGAGGCGCTTATCTCCTTGTCTGAGTGCCGGAGAGCGGCCGGAGCACTTGCACTTTTGAACCCTGACGCTCCATCTTGGATTTTACTCAGACCTGATCTCCGAAAGGATGAGGTTTGAAGAAATGGGAAGGTGAAATCTCTGCATCTGGCTTGTTATTTAAAGGGGCACTTCATACATTATGGATCTAGTACTCTGTTAAAAGGATTCTTCATTCAATATGGGTCTTGTAAGTTAAAAGGGGTCCTCCATCGTAACTGGAGTGAACCATCTGGATTCCATAAAATGTGTCCTCACCCAGTATGAATGTGGCCAATGGAAATCTTCGGCTGTGTTTCTTGGTTGCAGtaggggagaacccctttaaagaggctctgtcaccacattataagtgccctgtctcctatataaggagatgggcgctgtaatgtaggtgacagtaatgctttctattttaaaaaacgatcttttttcacaacgttaggagcgattttggtttatgctaatgagctttcttaatgcccaagtgggcgtacttctactttcgaccaagtgggcgttgtacagaggagtgcatgatgctgaccaatcagcatcatgcactcctctccattcatttacactgcactagcgatatagatatatcactatgtgcagcctcatacacaagccctaacattactacagtgtcctgataatgaatacacatgaccatccagcctggacgtcatgtgtactcagaatcctgacacttctgactcttttttttgtgagattccagcaacggatacgaaatctcgcgagatctcggagctaaacgagatttggtttcacttgccggaatctcacaaaaaaagattcagaagtgtcaggattctgagtacacatgacgtccaggctggatttcatgtgtattcattatcaggacactgtagaaatgttagggtttgtgtatgaggctgcacatagtgatatatctatatcgctagtgcagtgtaaatgaatggagaggagtgcatgatgctgattggtcagcgtcatgcactcctgtacaacgcccacttggtcgaaagtaaaagtacgcccacttgggcattaagaaagctcattagcataaactaaaatcgctcctaacgttgtgaaaatagatcgtttttttaaataaaaagcattactgtcacctacattacagcgcccatctccttatataggagacagggcacttataatgtggtgacagagactcttta
The genomic region above belongs to Rhinoderma darwinii isolate aRhiDar2 chromosome 13, aRhiDar2.hap1, whole genome shotgun sequence and contains:
- the RPS21 gene encoding small ribosomal subunit protein eS21, whose protein sequence is MQNDAGEFVDLYVPRKCSASNRIIGAKDHASIQMNLAEVDKVTGRVTGQHKTYAICGTIRRMGESDDSILRLAKTDGMVSKNF